The Petrocella atlantisensis genome has a window encoding:
- a CDS encoding sensor histidine kinase: MSKDLIQTAEMAQNIDIGNDTPSRQSKVKEIRVIQQSLQTLQSRLKLKQKNRKALIDQLVHQTRTPLTILRTHLEGIEDGVIDMVPEEIRVCENQIENITAIITNMSSMIDAEKLETTLNIEEFEFSQLVKQIVNGLKAQFEKKGIDFKITDHEKVSIKTDKYRLSQAIYNILTNAYKFTEPNGNVSVSYHVNSDSIILVIEDNGPGISKEDQAKIFDAYYKKDISIGSAGDGIGLYVANENMAIIHGTIIVESDLTKGSKFILTIPR; the protein is encoded by the coding sequence ATGAGTAAGGATTTAATTCAGACTGCCGAGATGGCACAAAATATTGATATTGGAAATGATACACCCTCTCGTCAGTCAAAAGTGAAAGAAATTAGAGTAATCCAACAGAGCTTGCAAACATTACAATCAAGGTTAAAGTTGAAACAGAAAAATAGGAAAGCTCTTATTGATCAGCTAGTACACCAGACTAGGACGCCTCTAACTATCTTAAGGACACATCTGGAAGGAATCGAGGATGGGGTAATTGATATGGTTCCTGAGGAAATCAGGGTATGTGAAAATCAGATTGAGAACATTACAGCTATTATTACAAATATGAGCAGTATGATTGATGCAGAAAAATTGGAGACGACATTAAATATCGAAGAATTTGAATTTAGCCAGCTCGTTAAGCAGATTGTTAATGGTTTAAAAGCACAATTTGAAAAAAAAGGAATAGATTTTAAAATCACAGATCACGAAAAAGTATCGATAAAAACGGATAAATATAGATTAAGCCAGGCTATATACAACATACTGACGAATGCGTATAAATTTACTGAACCAAATGGTAATGTATCTGTATCCTACCATGTAAATTCTGATAGTATTATCTTAGTAATAGAAGATAACGGTCCGGGAATAAGTAAAGAAGATCAAGCTAAAATTTTTGACGCCTATTATAAAAAGGATATATCAATTGGATCGGCAGGAGACGGTATTGGCCTTTATGTAGCAAATGAAAATATGGCAATCATTCA